A section of the Arcobacter roscoffensis genome encodes:
- a CDS encoding anthranilate synthase component II yields MVLMIDNYDSFTYNIVQYCLELGADLKVIRNDEFTVDEIEKLNPEKIILSPGPATPNEAGVCLDVIKHFAEKTPIFGICLGHQSIAQVFGAEVIKAKNMMHGKTSRIKVINNSKIFKDIPKEFTQTRYHSLTVKKDSMPSIIIPTSVSLDDDEIMSLEIKDKQIYGVQFHPESIMSEYGYEILDNFLKL; encoded by the coding sequence ATGGTATTAATGATAGATAACTATGACTCTTTTACTTATAATATAGTTCAATATTGTTTAGAGTTAGGTGCTGATTTAAAAGTAATTAGAAATGACGAATTTACAGTAGATGAAATTGAAAAATTAAATCCTGAAAAAATAATTCTATCTCCTGGTCCTGCTACTCCAAACGAAGCAGGGGTATGTTTAGATGTGATTAAACATTTTGCAGAAAAGACACCTATTTTTGGTATTTGTCTTGGACATCAAAGTATCGCACAAGTTTTTGGTGCAGAAGTAATAAAAGCTAAAAATATGATGCATGGAAAAACATCAAGAATAAAAGTTATCAATAACTCAAAAATTTTTAAAGATATTCCAAAAGAATTTACTCAAACAAGATACCATTCTTTAACAGTTAAAAAAGATTCAATGCCAAGTATAATTATACCAACATCAGTTAGTTTAGATGATGATGAGATTATGTCCTTAGAAATTAAAGATAAACAAATTTATGGAGTACAGTTTCATCCTGAATCAATAATGAGTGAATATGGATATGAAATATTGGATAACTTTTTAAAGTTGTAA
- a CDS encoding type II secretion system protein codes for MKKNSFTLLELILVIVLISILYSSFKLNKISENKLDEISKKLELQLKYLRYKALINSKKINNEDKWYKKRWTLKFFRCNKNIGGIYYAIYSDKNMQGHPNKTESLKDPLSKKYIYNSNSCVESDDTSKYTLLTKNFDIKSVNLTCNDTSSLGQLSFDYNGYIYTKLSNDENSYKLDEDCKIILTNIKNETKEIEIKKETSYVKILNTI; via the coding sequence ATGAAAAAAAATAGTTTTACACTTTTAGAGCTAATATTAGTTATTGTTTTAATATCAATTCTTTATTCTTCTTTTAAATTAAACAAAATTAGTGAAAACAAATTAGATGAAATATCTAAAAAGTTAGAGCTTCAACTTAAGTATTTGAGATACAAAGCTTTAATCAATTCTAAAAAAATTAACAATGAAGATAAATGGTATAAAAAAAGATGGACTTTAAAATTTTTTAGATGTAATAAAAATATTGGTGGAATATATTATGCTATTTATTCTGATAAAAATATGCAAGGCCATCCAAATAAAACTGAAAGTTTAAAAGATCCCTTGTCAAAAAAATATATTTATAACTCTAACTCATGTGTTGAAAGTGATGATACGAGTAAATATACACTTCTTACAAAAAACTTTGATATAAAATCTGTAAATCTTACTTGCAATGATACAAGCTCACTAGGTCAACTATCATTTGATTACAATGGATATATTTATACAAAACTCTCTAATGATGAAAACTCATACAAATTAGATGAAGACTGTAAGATTATACTAACAAATATTAAAAATGAAACAAAAGAAATAGAAATTAAAAAAGAAACTTCATATGTAAAGATATTAAATACAATATAA
- a CDS encoding ArnT family glycosyltransferase yields MTNIKYDYLFYLILSFLVVILVYVSNTLSISYKEALNVFENSSVLSYITNSSIYIFGQNDIALRLPFIIFYTLSILLMYELTNNYFKYKKDQFLSILIFMILPGVLSASLLVNSAIIVLFFTLLYIYLYERNKAHPHWLLFLLVFIDNSFAIFFLALFFYSLKEKDKKTIYISLFLFSLSMYIYGFETDGKPKGYFLDTFAIYATIFSPLVFIYFIYTIYRAGIKNKRNFVWYITTTALLVSLLFSFRQRVYIEDFAPYVVISIPFMLKMFYHSYRIRLSIFRKKHYIGAIIVLSMLVINCVLTVVNKPLYLFLPNEKKHFAYKYHFAKEIAAELKKYRIKKVNVYDERLQLRLKYYGIEKSNDYYLLKRKYDNYKNVISISYYNKELIQLYLYEKK; encoded by the coding sequence ATGACAAATATAAAATATGACTATTTATTCTACTTAATTCTATCTTTTTTAGTAGTTATATTAGTTTATGTTTCAAATACATTAAGTATTTCATATAAAGAAGCGCTAAATGTTTTTGAAAATAGCTCAGTTTTATCTTATATTACCAATAGTTCAATTTATATATTTGGACAAAATGACATTGCACTTAGATTACCTTTTATCATTTTTTATACATTAAGTATTCTCTTAATGTATGAATTAACGAATAATTATTTTAAATACAAAAAAGATCAATTCTTATCAATACTTATTTTTATGATTCTTCCTGGGGTTTTAAGTGCCTCTTTACTCGTAAATAGTGCAATTATTGTTCTTTTCTTTACCTTGTTATATATCTATCTATATGAAAGAAATAAAGCTCACCCTCATTGGCTATTATTTTTACTTGTATTTATTGACAATTCTTTTGCTATCTTTTTTTTAGCATTGTTTTTTTATTCTTTAAAAGAAAAAGACAAAAAAACTATTTATATATCACTTTTTTTATTTTCATTATCTATGTATATTTATGGTTTTGAAACGGATGGTAAACCAAAGGGCTACTTTTTAGATACTTTTGCTATTTATGCAACTATTTTTTCACCTTTAGTATTTATTTATTTTATTTATACAATATATAGAGCAGGGATAAAAAATAAAAGAAATTTTGTTTGGTATATAACTACAACAGCATTATTAGTATCATTATTGTTTTCTTTTAGGCAAAGAGTATATATTGAAGATTTTGCACCTTACGTAGTAATATCTATTCCCTTTATGTTAAAAATGTTTTATCACTCTTATAGAATAAGACTCTCAATATTTAGAAAAAAACATTATATTGGAGCAATTATTGTTTTATCTATGTTAGTGATTAATTGCGTTTTAACAGTAGTGAATAAACCATTATATTTATTTTTACCAAATGAAAAGAAACATTTTGCATATAAATACCACTTTGCAAAAGAGATTGCAGCTGAACTTAAAAAATATAGAATTAAAAAAGTAAATGTATATGATGAGAGACTGCAATTAAGATTAAAGTATTATGGTATAGAAAAATCAAATGATTACTATTTATTAAAAAGAAAGTATGATAATTATAAAAATGTAATTTCTATTTCTTATTATAATAAAGAATTAATACAATTGTATCTTTATGAAAAAAAATAG